The Croceicoccus marinus genome contains a region encoding:
- the argJ gene encoding bifunctional glutamate N-acetyltransferase/amino-acid acetyltransferase ArgJ, translating to MDISPLARPFPELPAIAGAVPRIARAGYKNWGRCDLTFVTLDPGTSVAGVFTKNVCCSSEVELGRDQVTLGRARALVVNAGNSNAFTGYRGREAVETIMAEVAAHLDCEPSDVFVSSTGVIGVPLPQDKAREGLARVFAAEPCSWQQAAETIGTTDTFTKGAHASAMVGDTRVEFSAIIKGSGMIAPDMATMLGYVFTDANVAPAFLQQCLSAANEATFSCITVDGDTSTSDTVLAFATGKAGNAEITGPDSPGADAFAAALHDVCRQLAHLVVRDGEGAQKFIEIAVTGAKSDDSARRVGLAIANSPLVKTAIAGEDANWGRVVMAVGKAGEPADRDRLSIGFGGVWTARDGQPLADYDEAPVAAHLKGQDIRIDVDLGLGGGRATVWTCDLTHGYITINADYRT from the coding sequence CGCGCGCGCGGGATACAAGAACTGGGGGCGCTGCGACCTGACCTTCGTGACGCTGGATCCGGGCACCTCCGTCGCGGGCGTGTTCACGAAAAACGTGTGCTGTTCGTCCGAGGTCGAGCTGGGCCGCGACCAGGTGACGCTGGGCCGCGCGCGGGCGTTGGTCGTCAATGCAGGCAATTCCAACGCCTTTACCGGCTATCGCGGGCGCGAGGCGGTGGAGACCATCATGGCCGAGGTTGCCGCGCATCTGGACTGCGAGCCGAGCGATGTGTTCGTGTCCTCCACCGGGGTGATCGGCGTGCCGCTGCCGCAGGACAAGGCGCGCGAGGGGCTGGCCCGCGTCTTCGCGGCAGAGCCCTGCAGCTGGCAGCAGGCGGCCGAGACCATCGGCACCACCGACACCTTCACCAAGGGCGCGCATGCCAGTGCCATGGTGGGCGATACGCGGGTGGAGTTCAGCGCGATCATCAAGGGCAGCGGCATGATCGCGCCCGACATGGCGACGATGCTGGGCTATGTCTTCACCGACGCCAATGTCGCGCCCGCCTTCCTGCAGCAATGCCTGTCCGCCGCGAACGAGGCGACGTTCTCGTGCATCACGGTCGATGGCGATACCTCTACCAGCGACACGGTGCTGGCCTTTGCCACCGGCAAGGCAGGCAATGCCGAGATTACCGGGCCCGACAGCCCCGGCGCGGATGCCTTTGCCGCCGCTCTGCATGACGTCTGCCGCCAGCTGGCGCATCTGGTGGTGCGCGACGGCGAAGGTGCGCAGAAATTCATCGAGATCGCGGTGACGGGGGCCAAGTCCGACGACAGCGCGCGGCGCGTGGGCCTTGCCATCGCCAATTCGCCGCTGGTCAAGACCGCCATCGCGGGCGAGGATGCGAACTGGGGCCGCGTCGTCATGGCGGTGGGCAAGGCGGGTGAACCGGCGGACCGCGACCGCCTGTCGATCGGGTTCGGCGGGGTATGGACCGCGCGCGACGGCCAGCCGCTTGCCGATTATGACGAGGCGCCGGTGGCCGCGCATCTGAAGGGACAGGACATCCGCATCGATGTCGACCTGGGACTTGGCGGGGGGCGCGCGACCGTGTGGACCTGCGACCTGACCCATGGATATATCACCATCAACGCGGATTACCGGACATGA
- a CDS encoding inositol monophosphatase family protein, translated as MNAPIQAVAALMREVAEKTILPRYQSLAASEIVEKAHDDVVTIADRESEVMLAEGLARILPEAAIVGEEAAHADGAVMDLRGADLCWIVDPLDGTNNFARGKPPFGMIIALAAGGETQAGWLWDPLNERLCHAEIGKGAFIDGTRITARPTGEDRPVAAISTVFLNEEQRREVQRNVAPHFRLVDIPRCAAEQYPRLALGVNDVSVFNRTLAWDHAAGVLWLNEAGGRAARLDGSPYRPDQDGTGLLAAASPALWDRLAACIP; from the coding sequence ATGAACGCTCCCATCCAGGCCGTCGCCGCGCTGATGCGCGAGGTCGCCGAAAAGACCATCCTGCCGCGATACCAGTCGCTGGCCGCAAGCGAGATCGTCGAAAAGGCGCATGACGATGTCGTCACCATCGCCGACCGCGAGAGCGAGGTAATGCTGGCCGAGGGGCTGGCCAGGATCCTGCCCGAGGCTGCCATCGTGGGCGAGGAAGCCGCCCATGCCGACGGCGCGGTGATGGATCTTCGCGGGGCAGATCTGTGCTGGATCGTCGATCCGCTGGACGGCACCAATAATTTCGCGCGCGGCAAGCCGCCCTTCGGCATGATCATCGCGCTGGCCGCGGGCGGCGAGACGCAGGCGGGCTGGCTGTGGGACCCGCTGAACGAGCGGCTGTGCCACGCCGAGATCGGCAAGGGCGCCTTTATCGATGGGACACGCATCACCGCACGCCCGACCGGCGAGGACCGGCCCGTCGCCGCGATCAGCACCGTCTTTTTGAACGAGGAGCAGCGCCGCGAAGTGCAGCGCAATGTCGCGCCGCATTTCCGGCTGGTCGACATCCCGCGCTGCGCCGCCGAGCAATATCCGCGGCTGGCGCTGGGGGTGAACGATGTGTCGGTGTTCAATCGCACGCTGGCATGGGACCATGCGGCGGGCGTGCTGTGGCTGAACGAGGCGGGCGGCAGGGCCGCGCGGCTGGACGGTTCGCCCTATCGGCCGGACCAGGACGGCACCGGCCTGCTCGCAGCGGCGAGCCCGGCCCTGTGGGACAGGCTCGCCGCTTGCATTCCCTGA